A DNA window from Methanobrevibacter thaueri contains the following coding sequences:
- a CDS encoding DNA-directed RNA polymerase subunit H: protein MQIDIQDHKLVPKHEIMTEEEISVEFSDADYDIKNLPKIKSGDPVAKAIGAEPGNILRITRESQTAGKFVTYRIVED from the coding sequence TTGCAAATTGATATTCAAGACCATAAGCTTGTACCAAAGCATGAAATCATGACTGAAGAAGAAATTTCAGTTGAATTTAGTGATGCGGATTATGATATTAAAAACCTTCCTAAAATTAAATCTGGGGATCCGGTTGCAAAAGCTATCGGCGCAGAACCTGGAAATATTTTAAGAATAACCCGTGAAAGTCAAACAGCAGGCAAATTTGTGACTTATAGGATTGTAGAAGATTAA
- the thiM gene encoding hydroxyethylthiazole kinase, whose protein sequence is MINDESDLLKKIDETLKDIREKNALTHCITNSVTINDCANAVLAIGGSPFMAEDAEELEEVVTIADVLVINIGKLSKEQIESMHISSKTANKTNTPIILDPVGVGVTELRNKTTMDLINDYDITAIRGNITEIKAIAKLAGVLDESNTAKGVDVNIDDIITEENLKDNGELICELASKLNTTILASGPIDILSDGNLTVAIDNGDDMMPLITGSGCMLSSIVGSCIGGSNPFDGSLVAILAMNIAGERARAKVDEKDEGTGSFRTYLIDYLYKTDSETLTEKANIKIL, encoded by the coding sequence ATGATAAATGACGAAAGCGATTTGCTGAAAAAAATCGATGAAACCTTAAAAGACATAAGAGAAAAGAATGCTTTAACACACTGCATAACCAATTCAGTGACAATAAACGATTGTGCAAATGCCGTTCTTGCAATCGGAGGTTCCCCATTCATGGCAGAAGATGCCGAAGAGCTTGAAGAAGTTGTGACAATAGCGGATGTATTGGTTATCAATATTGGAAAATTAAGTAAAGAACAGATTGAATCAATGCATATAAGTTCAAAAACCGCAAATAAAACCAACACCCCAATCATACTGGATCCTGTGGGAGTTGGAGTTACAGAACTTAGAAACAAAACAACCATGGACTTAATCAATGATTATGATATTACCGCAATCAGAGGAAACATCACTGAAATCAAGGCCATTGCAAAATTGGCAGGAGTTTTAGATGAAAGCAATACAGCAAAAGGCGTTGACGTTAATATTGATGACATAATCACAGAAGAAAACTTAAAGGACAATGGAGAATTGATTTGTGAGCTTGCATCAAAACTAAACACCACCATATTGGCCAGCGGACCGATAGACATTTTAAGTGACGGCAATCTCACAGTGGCAATAGACAACGGTGACGACATGATGCCCCTAATCACAGGCAGTGGCTGTATGCTGTCATCCATCGTCGGAAGCTGCATTGGCGGATCAAATCCTTTTGATGGAAGTCTTGTGGCAATCCTTGCCATGAACATTGCCGGTGAAAGGGCAAGAGCAAAAGTAGATGAAAAGGATGAAGGAACAGGGTCATTTAGAACCTACCTGATTGACTATCTCTACAAAACAGACAGTGAAACATTAACTGAAAAAGCAAACATCAAGATATTATGA
- the thiE gene encoding thiamine phosphate synthase, translating into MKNLDLSLYLVTDKSDDVEKFLKTIEEGIKGGVSVVQIREKTAETLDFYDLALKVKEITRKYNVPLIINDRVDVALAIDADGVHVGQTDLPCDVTRKLIGDDKILGVSASTIEEARKAEKDGADYIGTGAVFPTATKDDAPKITKKDLKDVADSINIPVVAIGGITLENAHELKDTGIAGLSVVSAIMSAENPKKASEELLNIFNS; encoded by the coding sequence ATGAAGAATCTAGACCTATCCCTCTACCTCGTCACAGACAAAAGTGATGATGTGGAGAAATTCTTAAAAACAATTGAAGAAGGAATAAAAGGCGGAGTCAGTGTCGTTCAGATTAGGGAAAAAACAGCTGAAACCCTGGACTTCTACGATTTGGCCTTGAAAGTTAAAGAAATTACAAGAAAATATAATGTCCCTCTAATCATTAACGATAGGGTTGACGTTGCACTTGCAATCGATGCCGATGGAGTCCATGTCGGTCAAACTGACCTGCCGTGTGATGTTACCCGAAAATTAATAGGAGACGATAAGATTTTGGGCGTTTCCGCATCAACCATTGAGGAAGCTAGAAAAGCCGAAAAGGATGGAGCGGATTATATCGGTACCGGAGCAGTATTCCCTACTGCCACTAAAGATGATGCACCTAAAATTACAAAAAAAGATTTAAAAGATGTTGCGGATTCCATAAATATTCCTGTTGTCGCAATTGGAGGAATAACACTCGAAAACGCACATGAACTAAAAGACACAGGTATTGCGGGATTATCTGTCGTCAGTGCAATAATGAGTGCTGAGAATCCTAAAAAAGCATCAGAAGAGCTATTAAATATTTTTAATAGCTAA